The Posidoniimonas polymericola genome segment TGGGGTGCTCGATGTTGGGGTTCGGCACGTAGCCGGTGTGCATGTAGTAGGTGCCGCGGCCGTGGTCGGCCTCGCGGGTGCTCATGCTGCGGACGATCGACAGCTTGTCCATGTGGCTGGCCATCTGCGGCAGGTGCTCGCAGATCTGGGCGTTGCCGTTGGTCCCGATCTGGGCGAACGGGCCAGAGGTCGGCGCGCCGGGCTTCTGGTCCCAGATGTCGATCGTGGGCGGGCCGCCCCCCATCCACAGCAGGATGGCCGACTTGTGGTTGCGGCGCATGGTCTCGGCGCCGGCCTGCAGCGAGCGCGTCATCGCCAGCGCCGGCCCGGCAAACGCCGCGGCGCCCGCCATGTGGCTCATAAAGTGACGACGGCTCATTCCGGTCGGCGTGGCGAAGCGTTGCATGAGGGACCTGCTACTGCGGGTGAGGTGCGTGAGCGAGCGACGGTGTCGGTAAGTTCGCGGCGAAACCGCGCCGTAGTCCCCTCCCCCTGGTGGGGAGGGTTAGGGAGGGGGGAGGCCCCGCTCTGATGCTTGGCCATCCAGATATTCGGTGGCTTTGCCAACCAGCAGGGCTACACCCCTCCCCCGGCCCCTCCCCATCAAGGGGAGGGGGGGATTTCCTAGTGATTCAAAATAAACTCGTTCGTGTTCAAGAGCGCCCACCACACGTCCTGCAGGGCGGCCGGCACTTCACCGCCGCGGGCGGCGAGGATCTTGTTGCTGATCGCCAGCTCGTCCCGCTCTGGCTCGCGGGCGAGCGCGGCGAGGTACAGCTGCGTGATCTTCTGCGGGTTGCTCAGCCGGTCGTTCATCGCGACTTCGTGCAGGAAGCTGCCGGGCTTGCACTCGGTGGCGCTGCGGATGAGGTCGCCGTTCATCATCATCAACGCCTGCGGGATCGAGCCGTTGAAGGTGGTCGCCTCGCCGTTCTCGTCGTTGCCGAAGGCGGTGTTGAACTGGGCGAGCCAGCGTTGCTTCATCTCTTCTCGCTGGGCGTAGCTGAGGCTCTCGTCGGCCTTGGTCGCCACGAGCAGCGACTCGTACAGCTGCTCGGCCTGCATCTGCCTCAAGTAGAAGTGGCTGAACATCGGCCGCGACCCGACCGCGGGGTCGTCGGAGTCGTTCGTGCGACTCACGCGGCTGCTCAGCGAGTACGGCTCGGACAGCACCATCCACCGCATCAGCTGCTTGAGGTTGAAGCTGCTGCCGCGGAACTCGTCGGCCAGCTTGCCGAGCAGCTCGGGGTGCGACGGCGAGTTGTGCGGGCCCATGTCGTCGACCGGCTTGGTGAAGCCGTAGCCGAAGAAGTGCGACCACATCCGGTTGACCATCGCGCGGGGGAACAGCTCGGAGGCAGCGATCAGGTCGGCCAGCTCCCCGCGGCGGTTGATGTCCGACAGGTAGCCGCTGTCGCCGAAGTCCTCGCCCTGGTCGGCGTACAGCTCAGCGAGCGAGGTCCCGTCGACGAACACCGGGTAGGCGACCTTCAGCTTGCCGTTGCGGAGCTCGTAGTACAGCTCGGCCTTGGTGGGGTCGCCCCCCTCGCCGGCGAAGTCGCGGTCGACGATCCGCGCGTAGCGGTCGTTGACGTCCGCCTGGTTCCGCTGGATGCGGGTCTGGCGGAAGAAG includes the following:
- a CDS encoding DUF1549 and DUF1553 domain-containing protein, with product MHRQLSATALILAGSLLSPLSALAATRDATPDPIPAQTRLIEQQVRAAWQDAGLAPSKAATDAEWCRRVYLDLLGRIPSVDELQQYTSDRSGDKQLKLVDRLLGDEYLAEFARNWTTVWTNLLVGRTGGVDRNSLVDRSGMQQYLRRAFQKNKPYDQIMRELVSATGSCRPGDDDYNGAANFLADKMEENGIQATAKTSQIFLGMAVQCTQCHNHPFNEYKQNQFWEMNAFFRQTRIQRNQADVNDRYARIVDRDFAGEGGDPTKAELYYELRNGKLKVAYPVFVDGTSLAELYADQGEDFGDSGYLSDINRRGELADLIAASELFPRAMVNRMWSHFFGYGFTKPVDDMGPHNSPSHPELLGKLADEFRGSSFNLKQLMRWMVLSEPYSLSSRVSRTNDSDDPAVGSRPMFSHFYLRQMQAEQLYESLLVATKADESLSYAQREEMKQRWLAQFNTAFGNDENGEATTFNGSIPQALMMMNGDLIRSATECKPGSFLHEVAMNDRLSNPQKITQLYLAALAREPERDELAISNKILAARGGEVPAALQDVWWALLNTNEFILNH